From the genome of Hymenobacter gelipurpurascens:
GCCGTGCCGTTCGTAATGCCATCCGAGACCCCAATGGTGTTGAACCGCAACCCCACCAGACCCTGCTCCTGCACGCCTACCTTCACCTGATCGGCCAGGCCATTCAGGTGCATGTTGCAGGTGTTGCCCTCGAAGCCCGTGGAGCAGATGCCCACGAACGGCTTGCGCAAATCAGCATCCGAAAGACCCGAGCCAATCAGCATGGCTTGGGACGCTGGCAGGCTGTCGTCCTGGGTGTAGATGCGGCTGTATTTATTCAGGGCCATTGGATGGAGTTTGTGCTGTTTTATCGGAGAAAAAGGCCGTCATGTCGAGCTTATTGAGAATCTCGCATGCTGACGTTGTCACACTATCTGTCATGCTGAGCGGAGTCGAAGCATCTCTACCGCTTCGTTGAGACGTTGCTAGGCCAGTTGATAGAGGTAGAGATGCTTCGACTCCGCTCAGCATGACGACCTTTTTAGTGTGCTAGGCCACTACCTACCGTTGCTCTGCGAAGCTGGCGTTGCGGCTCACTGCTTGCCCCGTCACCAGCGCGTGGTAATGGCCGGCCAGCATGCCGCCAATGGAATGCTGGAACGACTTTTCAAACACCACATCATCCACGGAGGCAATGCCGATAACCTCGGCCGCGGTGCCCGTCATGAAGGCGGCAGAAGCGGTGCGTAGCTCCTCCGGCGTGAAGAACTTCTCGTGCACCGTGATGCCGGCCTCGCGGGCCAGGTCAATAATAGTGTTGCGGGTGATGCCGCGCAGAATGCTGCCTTGGGGGGCCGTGTATAGCTCCCCGTCGCGCTCGAAGAAGAAGTTGGCGCCGGGGCCCTCGGCCACGTAGCCGTTCATGTCCAGCAGCAGGGCTTCATCATAGCCGCGGCCCTTGGCCTCTGTGCTCGCAATGATGGAGTTGACATAGTGGCCGCCTACTTTGGCCTCAATAGGCACCGCCTTGGGGTTGGGGCGCTCGTAGGGCGAGATGGTGAGGCGCAGGCTTTGGTCGCCGAGGTATTTGCCCCATTCCCACACCGCAATCAGCAGGTTGCTGGTAGTGGCGGCTTTCAGGCTCATGTTGGGTGTGCCGGCAAACACCAGTGGCCGGATGTACGCGTCGTTCAGGTTGTTGCGTTTCAGTACCTCATAG
Proteins encoded in this window:
- a CDS encoding branched-chain amino acid transaminase, with amino-acid sequence MYFTSNTVAFLDGEFVPAERATCGVYAQSLHYGYSVFEGIRAYNTPAGTRIFKAEEHYERLHYSCKCIGLPLEYSVEELTRISYEVLKRNNLNDAYIRPLVFAGTPNMSLKAATTSNLLIAVWEWGKYLGDQSLRLTISPYERPNPKAVPIEAKVGGHYVNSIIASTEAKGRGYDEALLLDMNGYVAEGPGANFFFERDGELYTAPQGSILRGITRNTIIDLAREAGITVHEKFFTPEELRTASAAFMTGTAAEVIGIASVDDVVFEKSFQHSIGGMLAGHYHALVTGQAVSRNASFAEQR